From the genome of Indicator indicator isolate 239-I01 chromosome 17, UM_Iind_1.1, whole genome shotgun sequence, one region includes:
- the LOC128972621 gene encoding transcription factor SOX-3-like isoform X1, with protein MYSMLETEIKTPQPTPGSAGGNPVPGSNGKSTGSDQDRVKRPMNAFMVWSRGQRRKMAQENPKMHNSEISKRLGADWKLLSDAEKRPFIDEAKRLRAVHMKEYPDYKYRPRRKTKTLLKKDKYSLPGNLLAPGGGNAVSSPVGVGQRIDTYAHMNGWTNGAYSLMQDQLGYSQHPGMNSPQLQQMHRYDMTGLQYSPMMSTAQTYMNAASTYSMSPAAYGQQPSTAMSLGSMGSVVKSEPSSPPPAITSHSQRACLGDLRDMISMYLPPGGDATDPSALQGSRLHSVHQHYQSAGTGVNGTVPLTHI; from the exons ATGTATAGCATGCTGGAGACTGAGATCAAGACGCCGCAGCCCACGCCGGGTAGTGCCGGGGGCAATCCCGTTCCGGGAAGCAATGGCAAAAGCA CCGGATCGGACCAGGACCGGGTAAAGCGCCCCATGAACGCCTTCATGGTGTGGTCGCGCGGCCAGCGTCGGAAGATGGCACAGGAGAACCCCAAGATGCACAACTCCGAGATCAGCAAGCGCCTCGGGGCCGACTGGAAGTTGCTGAGCGACGCCGAAAAGCGGCCCTTCATCGACGAGGCCAAGCGACTGCGGGCCGTGCACATGAAGGAGTATCCGGATTACAAATACCGGCCCCGAAGGAAGACCAAGACTTTGTTGAAGAAGGACAAATACTCATTGCCAGGCAATTTACTGGCCCCAGGCGGGGGCAACGCGGTGAGCAGCCCCGTTGGGGTGGGGCAGAGGATTGACACGTACGCTCACATGAACGGCTGGACCAACGGGGCTTACTCACTGATGCAAGACCAGCTGGGCTACAGCCAGCACCCGGGCATGAAcagcccccagctgcagcagatgcaCCGTTACGACATGACGGGCCTGCAGTACAGCCCCATGATGTCCACGGCCCAGACTTACATGAACGCCGCCTCCACCTACAGCATGTCCCCCGCCGCCTACGGTCAGCAGCCCTCCACGGCCATGAGCCTGGGCTCTATGGGCTCCGTGGTGAAATCGGAGCCCAGCTCGCCGCCTCCTGCCATCACTTCTCACTCGCAGAGGGCCTGCCTGGGAGACCTGCGAGATATGATCAGCATGTACCTGCCCCCGGGGGGGGATGCCACAGACCCTTCcgccctgcagggcagcaggttACACAGCGTCCACCAGCACTACCAGAGTGCCGGGACTGGCGTGAATGGTACCGTACCACTAACTCACATATAA
- the LOC128972621 gene encoding transcription factor SOX-3-like isoform X2, which produces MYSMLETEIKTPQPTPGSAGGNPVPGSNGKSSSGGGASNGAGAGSDQDRVKRPMNAFMVWSRGQRRKMAQENPKMHNSEISKRLGADWKLLSDAEKRPFIDEAKRLRAVHMKEYPDYKYRPRRKTKTLLKKDKYSLPGNLLAPGGGNAVSSPVGVGQRIDTYAHMNGWTNGAYSLMQDQLGYSQHPGMNSPQLQQMHRYDMTGLQYSPMMSTAQTYMNAASTYSMSPAAYGQQPSTAMSLGSMGSVVKSEPSSPPPAITSHSQRACLGDLRDMISMYLPPGGDATDPSALQGSRLHSVHQHYQSAGTGVNGTVPLTHI; this is translated from the coding sequence ATGTATAGCATGCTGGAGACTGAGATCAAGACGCCGCAGCCCACGCCGGGTAGTGCCGGGGGCAATCCCGTTCCGGGAAGCAATGGCAAAAGCAGTAGCGGCGGTGGAGCCAGCAACGGAGCGGGAGCCGGATCGGACCAGGACCGGGTAAAGCGCCCCATGAACGCCTTCATGGTGTGGTCGCGCGGCCAGCGTCGGAAGATGGCACAGGAGAACCCCAAGATGCACAACTCCGAGATCAGCAAGCGCCTCGGGGCCGACTGGAAGTTGCTGAGCGACGCCGAAAAGCGGCCCTTCATCGACGAGGCCAAGCGACTGCGGGCCGTGCACATGAAGGAGTATCCGGATTACAAATACCGGCCCCGAAGGAAGACCAAGACTTTGTTGAAGAAGGACAAATACTCATTGCCAGGCAATTTACTGGCCCCAGGCGGGGGCAACGCGGTGAGCAGCCCCGTTGGGGTGGGGCAGAGGATTGACACGTACGCTCACATGAACGGCTGGACCAACGGGGCTTACTCACTGATGCAAGACCAGCTGGGCTACAGCCAGCACCCGGGCATGAAcagcccccagctgcagcagatgcaCCGTTACGACATGACGGGCCTGCAGTACAGCCCCATGATGTCCACGGCCCAGACTTACATGAACGCCGCCTCCACCTACAGCATGTCCCCCGCCGCCTACGGTCAGCAGCCCTCCACGGCCATGAGCCTGGGCTCTATGGGCTCCGTGGTGAAATCGGAGCCCAGCTCGCCGCCTCCTGCCATCACTTCTCACTCGCAGAGGGCCTGCCTGGGAGACCTGCGAGATATGATCAGCATGTACCTGCCCCCGGGGGGGGATGCCACAGACCCTTCcgccctgcagggcagcaggttACACAGCGTCCACCAGCACTACCAGAGTGCCGGGACTGGCGTGAATGGTACCGTACCACTAACTCACATATAA